The following coding sequences lie in one Colias croceus chromosome 1, ilColCroc2.1 genomic window:
- the LOC123693597 gene encoding long-chain-fatty-acid--CoA ligase ACSBG2-like isoform X2: MLEDRAQKIAGDKSSISVENGVEEKVTSMLVANGIDNQKYLNGPDQVIPADEYICWTPGGHVKLRIAPRGAASEPPISVPGLLSRTVARYPDEKALFTKRNGKWESITFRQYQAKVRTIAKAFLKLGLERCHSVCILGFNSEEWFIADLAAIHAGGYAAGIYTTNSAEACFHCLESSRANICAVQDKKQLEKILSIQSRLKHLKAIVQWEGTVDTSIPGVYSWQQLLDIGAKEPDTQLDNVLKTISVNECCTLVYTSGTVGPPKAVMLSHDNLTWDAHSATLRVDNIQPTLERVISYLPLSHVAAQVMDIYITMGSAVPIFFAQPDALKGSLVQTLREVRPTRFMGVPRVWEKMYESIMAVGASSGAVKKYIATWAKDKGTKHHMARINGVEGTTCGYKMAKSLVFNKVRDTLGFDQCSLFVAAAAPLSPDIKKFFLSLDIPIMDAFGMSEASGAHTLGCYPKFKLDSAGELMEGTETSFGGSQSVNGPGEILIRGRHVFMGYLNDEEKTRATFNSEGWLMTGDVGRLDSQNLLYITGRIKELLITAGGENIAPVLIEQVVHGELPHIGYAVLIGDKRKFLSLLVTLKAKVDQQSGDPLDQLEVGTQKWVNGLGSKATTVSEIVKTKDPLVHKAIEEGIARANKKAISNAQKIQKFTILPTDFSVNTGELGPTLKIKRNVVYEKYKDLIEDFYKE; this comes from the exons GATAAGTCATCAATTAGTGTGGAAAACGGAGTCGAAGAGAAAGTTACCAGTATGCTCGTTGCCAATGGAATCGacaatcaaaaatatttaaatg GGCCGGATCAGGTGATACCGGCAGATGAATACATATGCTGGACCCCGGGTGGGCACGTCAAGTTACGGATAGCTCCACGGGGAGCGGCTTCAGAACCACCAATTTCAGTTCCTGGTCTACTCAGTAGAACGGTCGCTAGATACCCTGATGAAAAAGCCTTGTTCACAAAACGTAATGGCAAATGGGAGAGCATTACGTTCAG ACAATACCAAGCCAAAGTCAGAACCATCGCAAAGGCTTTCTTAAAACTAGGATTAGAGAGATGTCATTCTGTGTGTATCCTTGGCTTCAATTCTGAAGAATGGTTCATAGCAGATTTGGCCGCTATCCATGCCGg tGGATACGCAGCTGGTATTTACACGACAAATTCAGCAGAAGCGTGTTTCCACTGCCTCGAGTCGTCTCGAGCTAACATTTGCGCAGTACAGGACAAGAAGCAGTTGGAGAAGATATTGTCTATACAGAGCCGGTTGAAGCATTTGAAGGCGATTGTGCAATGGGAGGGGACTGTGGACACTTCGATACCTGGGGTTTACAGC TGGCAACAACTCTTGGATATAGGCGCCAAGGAGCCAGACACGCAATTAGACAACGTACTCAAGACTATTTCCGTCAACGAATGCTGCACGCTAGTTTATACC TCCGGAACAGTGGGTCCACCAAAAGCGGTGATGTTATCCCACGACAACCTCACATGGGACGCGCATTCCGCAACTCTACGAGTTGACAATATCCAGCCAACTTTGGAACGTGTTATATCCTATCTGCCACTTAGCCATGTTGCTGCACAG GTAATGGACATCTATATTACAATGGGCAGTGCAGTGCCCATTTTCTTCGCACAACCTGACGCGTTAAAAGGAAGTTTAGTTCAAACGTTGAGAGAAGTCCGACCTACTAG attcaTGGGAGTACCACGAGTATGGGAAAAGATGTATGAAAGTATAATGGCGGTGGGGGCCTCCAGTGGGGCCGTGAAGAAATATATCGCCACTTGGGCCAAGGATAAGGGCACCAAACATCACATGGCTAGGATTAACGG GGTTGAGGGAACAACATGTGGGTACAAAATGGCAAAGTCACTAGTGTTTAATAAAGTCCGCGATACACTGGGCTTCGACCAATGTTCGCTGTTTGTTGCTGCAGCGGCTCCACTCTCACCAGATATAAAGAAGTTCTTCTTGTCCTTGGACATTCCGATCATGGACGCGTTCGGTATGAGTGAAGCGTCCGGTGCCCATACGCTTGGATGCTATCCGaa ATTCAAACTAGATTCAGCGGGAGAGCTCATGGAAGGTACGGAGACGAGTTTCGGTGGTTCACAAAGCGTGAATGGCCCCGGTGAAATCTTGATCAGAGGCCGCCACGTGTTCATGGGATATCTCAATGATGAGGAAAAAACTAGAGCCACCTTCAATTCCGAAGGCTGGCTGATGACTGGTGATGTTGGAAGATTGGACAGTCAGAACTTGCTGTATATTACTGGAAGAATTAAG GAGCTGCTAATCACAGCGGGTGGTGAGAACATAGCGCCAGTGCTGATCGAGCAGGTGGTACACGGGGAACTACCGCACATCGGGTACGCGGTACTCATCGGGGACAAGCGCAAGTTCCTGTCCCTGCTTGTTACGCTTAAG GCTAAAGTGGATCAACAAAGCGGTGATCCATTGGACCAGCTCGAAGTCGGCACCCAGAAATGGGTGAACGGCCTCGGCAGCAAGGCCACTACTGTCAGCGAAATTGTCAAAACCAAAGATCCCCTT GTTCACAAAGCTATTGAAGAAGGTATAGCGCGCGCAAACAAGAAGGCCATATCAAACGCgcaaaaaatacagaaattcACCATCTTGCCCACTGACTTCTCTGTCAACACTGGTGAATTGg gACCAACATTGAAAATCAAGAGAAACGTAGTGTACGAGAAATACAAAGACCTCATAGAAGACTTTTAcaaagaataa
- the LOC123693597 gene encoding very long-chain-fatty-acid--CoA ligase bubblegum-like isoform X1, which translates to MLEDRAQKIAGDKSSISVENGVEEKVTSMLVANGIDNQKYLNGPDQVIPADEYICWTPGGHVKLRIAPRGAASEPPISVPGLLSRTVARYPDEKALFTKRNGKWESITFRQYQAKVRTIAKAFLKLGLERCHSVCILGFNSEEWFIADLAAIHAGGYAAGIYTTNSAEACFHCLESSRANICAVQDKKQLEKILSIQSRLKHLKAIVQWEGTVDTSIPGVYSWQQLLDIGAKEPDTQLDNVLKTISVNECCTLVYTSGTVGPPKAVMLSHDNLTWDAHSATLRVDNIQPTLERVISYLPLSHVAAQVMDIYITMGSAVPIFFAQPDALKGSLVQTLREVRPTRFMGVPRVWEKMYESIMAVGASSGAVKKYIATWAKDKGTKHHMARINGAFSAGMVGLPVDFTIMEMIRFWVEGTTCGYKMAKSLVFNKVRDTLGFDQCSLFVAAAAPLSPDIKKFFLSLDIPIMDAFGMSEASGAHTLGCYPKFKLDSAGELMEGTETSFGGSQSVNGPGEILIRGRHVFMGYLNDEEKTRATFNSEGWLMTGDVGRLDSQNLLYITGRIKELLITAGGENIAPVLIEQVVHGELPHIGYAVLIGDKRKFLSLLVTLKAKVDQQSGDPLDQLEVGTQKWVNGLGSKATTVSEIVKTKDPLVHKAIEEGIARANKKAISNAQKIQKFTILPTDFSVNTGELGPTLKIKRNVVYEKYKDLIEDFYKE; encoded by the exons GATAAGTCATCAATTAGTGTGGAAAACGGAGTCGAAGAGAAAGTTACCAGTATGCTCGTTGCCAATGGAATCGacaatcaaaaatatttaaatg GGCCGGATCAGGTGATACCGGCAGATGAATACATATGCTGGACCCCGGGTGGGCACGTCAAGTTACGGATAGCTCCACGGGGAGCGGCTTCAGAACCACCAATTTCAGTTCCTGGTCTACTCAGTAGAACGGTCGCTAGATACCCTGATGAAAAAGCCTTGTTCACAAAACGTAATGGCAAATGGGAGAGCATTACGTTCAG ACAATACCAAGCCAAAGTCAGAACCATCGCAAAGGCTTTCTTAAAACTAGGATTAGAGAGATGTCATTCTGTGTGTATCCTTGGCTTCAATTCTGAAGAATGGTTCATAGCAGATTTGGCCGCTATCCATGCCGg tGGATACGCAGCTGGTATTTACACGACAAATTCAGCAGAAGCGTGTTTCCACTGCCTCGAGTCGTCTCGAGCTAACATTTGCGCAGTACAGGACAAGAAGCAGTTGGAGAAGATATTGTCTATACAGAGCCGGTTGAAGCATTTGAAGGCGATTGTGCAATGGGAGGGGACTGTGGACACTTCGATACCTGGGGTTTACAGC TGGCAACAACTCTTGGATATAGGCGCCAAGGAGCCAGACACGCAATTAGACAACGTACTCAAGACTATTTCCGTCAACGAATGCTGCACGCTAGTTTATACC TCCGGAACAGTGGGTCCACCAAAAGCGGTGATGTTATCCCACGACAACCTCACATGGGACGCGCATTCCGCAACTCTACGAGTTGACAATATCCAGCCAACTTTGGAACGTGTTATATCCTATCTGCCACTTAGCCATGTTGCTGCACAG GTAATGGACATCTATATTACAATGGGCAGTGCAGTGCCCATTTTCTTCGCACAACCTGACGCGTTAAAAGGAAGTTTAGTTCAAACGTTGAGAGAAGTCCGACCTACTAG attcaTGGGAGTACCACGAGTATGGGAAAAGATGTATGAAAGTATAATGGCGGTGGGGGCCTCCAGTGGGGCCGTGAAGAAATATATCGCCACTTGGGCCAAGGATAAGGGCACCAAACATCACATGGCTAGGATTAACGG TGCCTTCTCAGCCGGTATGGTCGGCCTCCCAGTTGACTTTACAATAATGGAAATGATACGGTTTTG GGTTGAGGGAACAACATGTGGGTACAAAATGGCAAAGTCACTAGTGTTTAATAAAGTCCGCGATACACTGGGCTTCGACCAATGTTCGCTGTTTGTTGCTGCAGCGGCTCCACTCTCACCAGATATAAAGAAGTTCTTCTTGTCCTTGGACATTCCGATCATGGACGCGTTCGGTATGAGTGAAGCGTCCGGTGCCCATACGCTTGGATGCTATCCGaa ATTCAAACTAGATTCAGCGGGAGAGCTCATGGAAGGTACGGAGACGAGTTTCGGTGGTTCACAAAGCGTGAATGGCCCCGGTGAAATCTTGATCAGAGGCCGCCACGTGTTCATGGGATATCTCAATGATGAGGAAAAAACTAGAGCCACCTTCAATTCCGAAGGCTGGCTGATGACTGGTGATGTTGGAAGATTGGACAGTCAGAACTTGCTGTATATTACTGGAAGAATTAAG GAGCTGCTAATCACAGCGGGTGGTGAGAACATAGCGCCAGTGCTGATCGAGCAGGTGGTACACGGGGAACTACCGCACATCGGGTACGCGGTACTCATCGGGGACAAGCGCAAGTTCCTGTCCCTGCTTGTTACGCTTAAG GCTAAAGTGGATCAACAAAGCGGTGATCCATTGGACCAGCTCGAAGTCGGCACCCAGAAATGGGTGAACGGCCTCGGCAGCAAGGCCACTACTGTCAGCGAAATTGTCAAAACCAAAGATCCCCTT GTTCACAAAGCTATTGAAGAAGGTATAGCGCGCGCAAACAAGAAGGCCATATCAAACGCgcaaaaaatacagaaattcACCATCTTGCCCACTGACTTCTCTGTCAACACTGGTGAATTGg gACCAACATTGAAAATCAAGAGAAACGTAGTGTACGAGAAATACAAAGACCTCATAGAAGACTTTTAcaaagaataa
- the LOC123693597 gene encoding long-chain-fatty-acid--CoA ligase ACSBG2-like isoform X3, protein MLVANGIDNQKYLNGPDQVIPADEYICWTPGGHVKLRIAPRGAASEPPISVPGLLSRTVARYPDEKALFTKRNGKWESITFRQYQAKVRTIAKAFLKLGLERCHSVCILGFNSEEWFIADLAAIHAGGYAAGIYTTNSAEACFHCLESSRANICAVQDKKQLEKILSIQSRLKHLKAIVQWEGTVDTSIPGVYSWQQLLDIGAKEPDTQLDNVLKTISVNECCTLVYTSGTVGPPKAVMLSHDNLTWDAHSATLRVDNIQPTLERVISYLPLSHVAAQVMDIYITMGSAVPIFFAQPDALKGSLVQTLREVRPTRFMGVPRVWEKMYESIMAVGASSGAVKKYIATWAKDKGTKHHMARINGAFSAGMVGLPVDFTIMEMIRFWVEGTTCGYKMAKSLVFNKVRDTLGFDQCSLFVAAAAPLSPDIKKFFLSLDIPIMDAFGMSEASGAHTLGCYPKFKLDSAGELMEGTETSFGGSQSVNGPGEILIRGRHVFMGYLNDEEKTRATFNSEGWLMTGDVGRLDSQNLLYITGRIKELLITAGGENIAPVLIEQVVHGELPHIGYAVLIGDKRKFLSLLVTLKAKVDQQSGDPLDQLEVGTQKWVNGLGSKATTVSEIVKTKDPLVHKAIEEGIARANKKAISNAQKIQKFTILPTDFSVNTGELGPTLKIKRNVVYEKYKDLIEDFYKE, encoded by the exons ATGCTCGTTGCCAATGGAATCGacaatcaaaaatatttaaatg GGCCGGATCAGGTGATACCGGCAGATGAATACATATGCTGGACCCCGGGTGGGCACGTCAAGTTACGGATAGCTCCACGGGGAGCGGCTTCAGAACCACCAATTTCAGTTCCTGGTCTACTCAGTAGAACGGTCGCTAGATACCCTGATGAAAAAGCCTTGTTCACAAAACGTAATGGCAAATGGGAGAGCATTACGTTCAG ACAATACCAAGCCAAAGTCAGAACCATCGCAAAGGCTTTCTTAAAACTAGGATTAGAGAGATGTCATTCTGTGTGTATCCTTGGCTTCAATTCTGAAGAATGGTTCATAGCAGATTTGGCCGCTATCCATGCCGg tGGATACGCAGCTGGTATTTACACGACAAATTCAGCAGAAGCGTGTTTCCACTGCCTCGAGTCGTCTCGAGCTAACATTTGCGCAGTACAGGACAAGAAGCAGTTGGAGAAGATATTGTCTATACAGAGCCGGTTGAAGCATTTGAAGGCGATTGTGCAATGGGAGGGGACTGTGGACACTTCGATACCTGGGGTTTACAGC TGGCAACAACTCTTGGATATAGGCGCCAAGGAGCCAGACACGCAATTAGACAACGTACTCAAGACTATTTCCGTCAACGAATGCTGCACGCTAGTTTATACC TCCGGAACAGTGGGTCCACCAAAAGCGGTGATGTTATCCCACGACAACCTCACATGGGACGCGCATTCCGCAACTCTACGAGTTGACAATATCCAGCCAACTTTGGAACGTGTTATATCCTATCTGCCACTTAGCCATGTTGCTGCACAG GTAATGGACATCTATATTACAATGGGCAGTGCAGTGCCCATTTTCTTCGCACAACCTGACGCGTTAAAAGGAAGTTTAGTTCAAACGTTGAGAGAAGTCCGACCTACTAG attcaTGGGAGTACCACGAGTATGGGAAAAGATGTATGAAAGTATAATGGCGGTGGGGGCCTCCAGTGGGGCCGTGAAGAAATATATCGCCACTTGGGCCAAGGATAAGGGCACCAAACATCACATGGCTAGGATTAACGG TGCCTTCTCAGCCGGTATGGTCGGCCTCCCAGTTGACTTTACAATAATGGAAATGATACGGTTTTG GGTTGAGGGAACAACATGTGGGTACAAAATGGCAAAGTCACTAGTGTTTAATAAAGTCCGCGATACACTGGGCTTCGACCAATGTTCGCTGTTTGTTGCTGCAGCGGCTCCACTCTCACCAGATATAAAGAAGTTCTTCTTGTCCTTGGACATTCCGATCATGGACGCGTTCGGTATGAGTGAAGCGTCCGGTGCCCATACGCTTGGATGCTATCCGaa ATTCAAACTAGATTCAGCGGGAGAGCTCATGGAAGGTACGGAGACGAGTTTCGGTGGTTCACAAAGCGTGAATGGCCCCGGTGAAATCTTGATCAGAGGCCGCCACGTGTTCATGGGATATCTCAATGATGAGGAAAAAACTAGAGCCACCTTCAATTCCGAAGGCTGGCTGATGACTGGTGATGTTGGAAGATTGGACAGTCAGAACTTGCTGTATATTACTGGAAGAATTAAG GAGCTGCTAATCACAGCGGGTGGTGAGAACATAGCGCCAGTGCTGATCGAGCAGGTGGTACACGGGGAACTACCGCACATCGGGTACGCGGTACTCATCGGGGACAAGCGCAAGTTCCTGTCCCTGCTTGTTACGCTTAAG GCTAAAGTGGATCAACAAAGCGGTGATCCATTGGACCAGCTCGAAGTCGGCACCCAGAAATGGGTGAACGGCCTCGGCAGCAAGGCCACTACTGTCAGCGAAATTGTCAAAACCAAAGATCCCCTT GTTCACAAAGCTATTGAAGAAGGTATAGCGCGCGCAAACAAGAAGGCCATATCAAACGCgcaaaaaatacagaaattcACCATCTTGCCCACTGACTTCTCTGTCAACACTGGTGAATTGg gACCAACATTGAAAATCAAGAGAAACGTAGTGTACGAGAAATACAAAGACCTCATAGAAGACTTTTAcaaagaataa